In the genome of Magnolia sinica isolate HGM2019 chromosome 2, MsV1, whole genome shotgun sequence, one region contains:
- the LOC131236905 gene encoding phytosulfokine receptor 1-like — protein sequence MGFGDSCLFFIFMWFCFQAQVLKSQNVGCSSKDLTALEGFLNGLDSRIDGWSNASSFDCCSWVGVNCSGSSGVSGRRVIGLDLGNKGLKGNVLKSLAGLDHLKFLNLSSNSLKGNVPPDLFRLKQLQVLDLSYNDFSGLIPIFTHLPSILVFNISGNLFTGQHPLLVGSSNLLHFIISENQFSGNTNPDICNSSTQIQVLQFSMNSFSGVFPAGFGNCCSLQELSLNSNDLTGNLPDDLFRLSTLSQLFLQENALSGQLSNRIGNLSNLVDLNLSKNLFFGTIPDSFSKLKNLEHLSADNNRFNGNLPVSLLNLPALRLLSLRNNSIEGEVNLNCTAMPHLSSINLGLNHIHGNILHVLSSCKELKAINLARNKLNGEIPDSFKNLRALSYITLSNNTIHNISSALGILQQCRNLTTLILTMNFRGEEMPIDGITGFRSVKVLVIPNSGLLGSVPRWLRNCSQLQLLDLSWNRLGGSIPSWFGTLDSLFYLDLSNNSLSGQIPESLTQLKGLISRNVLQEESSSNFPFFIKRNQSTSLQYNQFTRFRPMLDLSNNNLTGPISPKFGKLKKLHVLDLRKNDLSGSIPAELSGMTSLEILDLSFNDLSGTIPASLSRLSFLSSFSVANNRLSGSVPLGGQFSTFPPSSFEGNLGLCGEFFSPCSLPQSPTQPGLSDEQEESRIIDAGLPFQIGAVVGFIVTVAASAKWTGAFQKKRKR from the coding sequence ATGGGTTTCGGAGATTCTTGCCTGTTCTTCATCTTCATGTGGTTTTGCTTCCAAGCTCAGGTCTTGAAGTCTCAGAATGTTGGTTGTAGTTCAAAGGACTTGACAGCATTGGAAGGTTTCCTGAATGGTCTGGATTCAAGGATTGATGGTTGGTCCAATGCGTCTTCTTTTGATTGCTGCAGTTGGGTTGGTGTTAATTGCAGTGGATCTTCTGGGGTTTCAGGCAGAAGAGTaattggattggatcttggaaACAAAGGATTGAAAGGAAATGTTTTGAAATCATTGGCCGGTTTGGATCATCTGAAATTCCTTAATCTCTCGTCCAATTCTCTCAAAGGTAATGTACCGCCTGATTTGTTCCGTTTGAAACAATTGCAAGTCCTCGATTTGAGTTACAATGATTTCTCCGGCCTGATTCCGATATTCACCCATTTACCATCGATCCTGGTTTTCAACATTTCCGGCAATTTATTCACTGGCCAGCATCCCCTCCTTGTTGGGTCTTCAAATTTACTGCATTTTATCATCAGTGAGAATCAATTTTCCGGTAATACCAATCCAGATATTTGCAACTCATCAACCCAAATTCAAGTTCTTCAATTCTCAATGAATTCGTTCAGTGGTGTTTTCCCAGCAGGTTTTGGAAATTGCTGCTCCCTACAGGAACTCTCCCTCAATTCAAATGATCTAACAGGAAATTTGCCAGATGATTTGTTCAGACTGTCCACGTTGAGCCAGTTATTCCTTCAAGAGAATGCTCTTTCTGGGCAGCTGAGCAACAGAATCGGTAATCTTTCTAACCTTGTCGATTTGAATCTCTCCAAAAATCTGTTCTTCGGGACTATTCCTGATTCTTTCAGTAAATTAAAAAATCTGGAGCATCTTTCTGCTGATAATAATCGTTTCAACGGCAATTTACCTGTTTCGCTGTTGAATTTGCCAGCCCTTCGCTTGCTTAGTTTGAGAAACAATTCAATAGAAGGTGAGGTCAATCTAAATTGTACTGCAATGCCCCACCTCAGTTCCATCAATCTCGGTTTAAATCATATTCATGGAAACATTCTCCATGTTCTTTCATCATGCAAAGAGTTGAAAGCCATAAACCTCGCTAGAAACAAACTCAATGGTGAAATTCCCGACAGCTTTAAAAATCTTCGTGCTCTCTCTTACATAACGCTATCGAATAACACTATACATAACATCTCTTCTGCATTGGGGATTCTACAACAGTGCCGGAACCTAACGACTCTGATACTCACCATGAATTTCCGTGGTGAAGAAATGCCTATTGATGGGATTACTGGGTTTAGGAGCGTAAAGGTTCTCGTCATTCCAAACTCGGGTCTTTTGGGTTCTGTCCCGCGATGGTTGAGGAACTGTAGTCAGTTGCAGCTGTTGGATTTATCATGGAACCGGCTGGGAGGAAGCATTCCTTCATGGTTTGGGACTCTAGACTCCCTCTTTTACTTGGATCTTTCTAACAATTCACTCTCTGGGCAAATCCCTGAAAGCTTGACGCAGTTGAAGGGCCTCATTTCCCGCAATGTCTTGCAGGAAGAGTCCTCCTCCAATTTCCCATTCTTTATCAAACGCAATCAAAGCACGTCCTTGCAGTACAATCAGTTCACAAGATTCCGACCGATGCTAGATCTAAGCAATAATAATCTCACAGGGCCGATCTCACCCAAGTTTGGGAAACTGAAGAAACTCCACGTGTTGGATCTGAGGAAGAATGATCTGTCAGGAAGCATTCCTGCTGAGTTATCGGGCATGACGAGCTTGGAGATTCTTGATCTGTCGTTCAATGATCTCTCAGGGACTATACCTGCTAGTCTGAGCAGGCTTAGCTTTCTATCAAGCTTCAGTGTAGCAAACAATCGATTGTCCGGGTCAGTCCCTTTGGGAGGCCAGTTTTCGACCTTCCCACCATCAAGCTTTGAAGGGAACTTGGGTCTTTGTGGTGAGTTCTTTTCTCCTTGCAGTCTGCCGCAAAGCCCTACACAACCTGGATTGAGTGATGAACAAGAGGAAAGTAGAATTATTGATGCAGGACTCCCATTTCAAATCGGAGCAGTGGTGGGTTTTATCGTAACAGTTGCAGCCAGTGCAAAGTGGACAGGGGCATTTCAGAAGAAGCGAAAAAGGTAG
- the LOC131236906 gene encoding phytosulfokine receptor 1-like translates to MDFGDSCLFFIFMWFCFQAQVLKSQNVSCNSKDLAALEGFLNGLDSRIDGWAPNSSSSDCCSWVGVNCSGSSGVSGRRVVGLDLGNKGLKGNVLKSLAGLDHLKFLNLSFNSLKGNVPSDLFRLKQLQVLDLSYNDFSGLIPTDTHLPSILVFNISGNLFTGQHPLLVGSSNLLHFIISDNQFSGNTNPDICNSSTQIQVLQFSMNSFSGVFPAGFGNCSSLQELSLNSNDLTGNLPDDLFRLSTLSRLFLQENALSGQLSNRIGNLSNLVDLDLSKNLFFRTIPDAFSKLKNLEFFSADSNRFNGNLPASLLNLPALRLLSLRNNSIEGEINLNCTAMPHLSSINLGSNHIQGNILHVLSSCKELKAVNLARNKLNGEIPDSFKNLRALSYITLSNNTIHNLSSALGILQECRNLTTLVLDTNFQGEEMPVDGITGFASLKVLVIPNCGLLGSVPPWLRNCSKLQLLDLSWNQLGGSIPSWFGILDSLFYLDLSNNSLAGQIPDSLTQLKGLISRNASQEESSSNFPFFSRRSQGPSGLQYNQFTSFPPTLDLGNNNLTGPISPDFGKLKNLHVLNLRKNNLLGSIPDELSGMRNLEILDLSFNDLSGTIPASLIRLSFLSSFNVANNRLSGSVPSGGQFSTFPPSSFEGNLGLCGEFFSPCSLPQSPTQPGLSDEQEERRIIDAGLPFQIGAVVGFLVTVAAGAKWTGAFQEKRKRLN, encoded by the coding sequence ATGGATTTCGGAGATTCTTGCCTGTTCTTCATCTTCATGTGGTTTTGCTTCCAAGCTCAAGTCTTGAAGTCTCAGAATGTTAGTTGTAATTCAAAGGACTTGGCAGCATTGGAAGGTTTCCTGAATGGTCTGGATTCAAGGATTGATGGGTGGGCgcccaattcttcttcttctgattGCTGCAGTTGGGTTGGTGTTAATTGCAGTGGATCTTCTGGGGTTTCAGGCAGAAGAGTAgttggattggatcttggaaACAAAGGATTGAAAGGAAATGTTTTGAAATCATTGGCCGGTTTGGATCATCTGAAATTCCTTAATCTCTCTTTCAATTCCCTCAAAGGTAATGTACCGTCAGATTTATTCCGTTTGAAACAATTGCAAGTCCTCGATTTGAGTTACAATGACTTCTCCGGCCTAATTCCGACAGACACTCATTTACCATCGATCCTGGTTTTCAACATTTCCGGCAATTTATTCACTGGTCAGCATCCCCTCCTTGTTGGGTCTTCAAATTTACTCCATTTTATCATCAGCGACAATCAGTTTTCCGGTAATACCAATCCAGATATTTGCAACTCATCAACCCAAATTCAAGTGCTTCAATTCTCAATGAATTCGTTCAGTGGTGTTTTCCCAGCAGGTTTTGGAAATTGCAGCTCCTTACAGGAACTCTCCCTCAATTCAAATGATCTAACAGGAAATTTGCCAGATGATTTGTTCAGACTGTCCACGTTGAGCCGGTTATTCCTTCAAGAGAATGCTCTTTCTGGGCAGCTGAGCAACAGAATCGGTAATCTTTCTAACCTTGTCGATTTGGATCTCTCCAAAAATCTGTTCTTCAGGACTATTCCGGATGcttttagtaaattaaaaaatCTGGAGTTTTTTTCTGCTGATTCGAATCGTTTCAATGGCAATTTACCTGCTTCGCTGTTGAATTTGCCAGCCCTTCGCTTGCTTAGTTTGAGAAACAATTCAATAGAAGGTGAGATCAATCTAAACTGTACTGCAATGCCCCACCTCAGTTCCATCAATCTCGGTTCAAATCATATTCAGGGAAACATTCTCCATGTTCTTTCATCATGCAAAGAGTTGAAAGCCGTAAACCTCGCTAGAAACAAACTCAATGGGGAAATTCCCGACAGCTTTAAAAATCTTCGTGCTCTCTCTTACATAACGCTATCGAATAACACTATACATAACCTCTCTTCTGCATTGGGGATTCTACAAGAGTGCCGGAACCTAACGACTCTGGTACTCGACACGAATTTCCAAGGCGAAGAAATGCCCGTCGATGGGATTACTGGGTTTGCAAGCTTAAAAGTTCTCGTCATTCCAAACTGCGGTCTTTTGGGTTCTGTCCCGCCATGGTTGAGGAACTGTAGTAAGTTGCAGCTGTTGGATTTATCGTGGAACCAGCTGGGGGGAAGCATCCCTTCATGGTTTGGGATTCTAGACTCCCTCTTTTACTTGGATCTTTCGAACAATTCACTCGCTGGGCAAATCCCTGACAGCTTGACGCAGTTGAAGGGCCTCATTTCCCGCAATGCCTCGCAGGAAGAGTCCTCCTCCAACTTCCCATTCTTTAGCAGACGCAGTCAAGGCCCGAGCGGGTTGCAGTACAATCAATTCACAAGCTTCCCACCGACGCTGGATTTAGGCAATAACAATCTCACAGGGCCAATCTCACCCGACTTTGGGAAACTGAAGAATCTGCACGTGTTGAATCTGAGGAAGAACAATCTCTTGGGAAGCATTCCAGATGAGTTATCGGGCATGAGGAACTTGGAGATTCTTGATCTGTCGTTCAATGATCTCTCAGGGACTATACCTGCGAGTCTGATCAGGCTTAGCTTTCTATCAAGCTTCAATGTAGCAAACAATCGATTGTCCGGGTCGGTTCCTTCGGGAGGCCAGTTTTCGACCTTCCCACCATCAAGCTTCGAAGGGAACTTGGGTCTTTGTGGTGAGTTCTTTTCTCCTTGCAGTCTGCCACAAAGCCCTACACAACCTGGATTGAGTGATGAACAAGAGGAGCGTAGAATTATTGATGCAGGACTCCCATTTCAAATCGGAGCAGTCGTGGGTTTTCTCGTAACAGTTGCAGCCGGTGCAAAGTGGACAGGGGCATTTCAGGAGAAGCGAAAAAGGTTGAATTGA